A single region of the Nitrosomonas sp. Is79A3 genome encodes:
- the murB gene encoding UDP-N-acetylmuramate dehydrogenase, with protein sequence MNTENQWEMINLSPNTSFAMSVTELLTGNASVPVLRGEMRTHESMSKHTSWRAGGHADHYYVPADLDDFANFLQVSPHESITVIGLGSNLLVRDGGLRGTVVALHAQLNDLRLLEQNQSGGLIYAGAGVACAKVARFAARHNLAGAEFLAGIPGTVGGALAMNAGCYGSEAWEIVAQAQIINHSGRVFIRQAGEYTIGYRSVELQHELTGTVEPEWFAGGYFRLPHGEQAESQQRIKQLLAQRVDSQPLNQPNAGSVFRNPPGDYAARLIEACGLKGCRIGGAMVSPKHANFIVNTGTATASDIEALILMVQSRVKKATAIELRQEVRIIGDARRLT encoded by the coding sequence ATGAATACTGAGAATCAATGGGAAATGATCAACTTGTCGCCAAATACAAGTTTTGCCATGTCAGTAACTGAACTTTTGACCGGTAATGCGAGTGTGCCTGTTCTGCGTGGAGAGATGCGTACCCATGAATCCATGAGCAAGCATACTTCCTGGCGTGCCGGGGGACATGCGGATCACTATTACGTACCGGCGGATTTGGATGATTTTGCAAATTTCCTGCAAGTATCGCCACATGAATCCATTACTGTCATCGGATTGGGCAGCAATTTATTGGTTAGGGATGGCGGTTTGCGCGGCACGGTGGTAGCACTGCATGCGCAACTAAATGATTTGCGATTGCTTGAGCAGAATCAGTCCGGCGGACTCATTTATGCTGGCGCCGGTGTGGCCTGTGCGAAAGTTGCACGATTTGCCGCCCGGCATAATCTGGCCGGCGCAGAGTTCCTGGCAGGGATACCCGGCACAGTGGGCGGCGCACTGGCAATGAATGCCGGGTGCTATGGATCAGAGGCTTGGGAAATTGTTGCACAGGCACAGATTATCAATCACAGTGGACGAGTCTTTATTCGCCAAGCGGGTGAGTACACGATTGGCTATCGCAGCGTAGAACTGCAACACGAATTAACCGGCACGGTTGAACCAGAATGGTTTGCCGGCGGGTATTTCAGATTGCCGCATGGGGAGCAAGCAGAATCACAGCAGCGCATTAAACAATTGCTGGCGCAACGCGTTGACAGTCAACCGCTCAACCAACCAAACGCAGGTTCAGTATTTCGCAACCCCCCGGGAGATTATGCAGCGCGTTTAATTGAAGCCTGCGGTTTGAAGGGATGTCGTATTGGCGGTGCCATGGTTTCCCCCAAACATGCCAATTTTATTGTCAATACCGGAACTGCCACTGCATCGGATATTGAAGCCTTGATCCTGATGGTGCAAAGCAGGGTTAAGAAAGCAACGGCTATCGAGTTGCGCCAGGAAGTCCGGATAATCGGCGATGCCAGGAGGCTTACGTAG
- a CDS encoding cell division protein FtsQ/DivIB, whose protein sequence is MWNNHHALDLLAKILFALVAIAVLYAISLQLIKPPLFPIKEINVQVVQGAKKDETELHNITHEQIEQLVRNEIEGNFISVNLTEVREAFAKLPWVRDARVNRKWPHGLNVILEEHQALAYWGSHALVNTYGEVFRVSVEMDLPVFTGPNEASAHEVALQYARFNKILVPLQQHIAEINLTPRYAWRIQLNTGTILELGRNEVEERLTRYVSVYNHSIARLNQQEPLAYVDLRYPNGFAIRMPEVMQHVPRKSGTRRET, encoded by the coding sequence ATGTGGAATAACCATCACGCTTTGGATTTGTTAGCAAAGATATTGTTTGCCTTAGTGGCGATAGCGGTGTTGTATGCAATCAGTTTACAGCTTATCAAGCCGCCCTTATTCCCAATTAAAGAAATCAATGTGCAGGTTGTTCAGGGTGCAAAGAAAGATGAGACGGAATTACATAATATTACTCATGAACAGATCGAGCAACTTGTTAGAAATGAAATTGAAGGAAACTTTATTTCGGTCAATCTCACTGAAGTGCGAGAGGCATTTGCGAAATTACCCTGGGTTCGTGATGCCAGAGTAAACAGAAAATGGCCCCATGGTTTGAATGTAATACTGGAAGAGCATCAGGCATTGGCCTATTGGGGAAGTCATGCACTGGTCAATACTTACGGCGAGGTATTCCGGGTTAGCGTAGAAATGGATCTGCCTGTTTTTACAGGCCCCAATGAAGCCAGTGCGCACGAAGTGGCGCTGCAATATGCGCGTTTCAATAAAATACTGGTGCCATTACAACAGCATATTGCGGAGATAAATCTGACTCCACGCTATGCTTGGCGTATTCAACTAAACACCGGAACAATACTGGAGTTAGGGCGCAATGAGGTAGAGGAAAGACTTACTCGCTATGTTTCAGTATATAACCACAGTATTGCTCGGCTAAATCAGCAAGAACCGTTGGCATATGTCGATTTGCGTTATCCAAATGGTTTTGCTATTCGCATGCCTGAAGTAATGCAGCATGTACCACGTAAATCCGGCACGAGGAGAGAAACGTGA
- a CDS encoding Crp/Fnr family transcriptional regulator, whose amino-acid sequence MTTQQLSILSTCQEDLQLNRLLAVLPDDALKRLSPHLEKIELPAGKVLYEPGSELKNLYFPLDSIVVLLCQMENGASTETAVIGNDGLVGVLLFMGGATVSQAVVQSAGCAFRIKAAPMKTEFDLNGAVIHLLLRYIQALITKVAQTAVCNRHHLLEQQLYRWLLLSLDRLPGNELVVTAGSHRLSVWTHHGARSSRFGSQSL is encoded by the coding sequence ATGACTACACAACAGTTATCAATTCTCTCGACCTGCCAAGAAGACCTGCAGCTGAACCGGCTGCTTGCGGTTCTGCCTGACGATGCTTTGAAGCGTTTGTCGCCACACCTGGAAAAGATAGAACTTCCCGCTGGCAAGGTGCTCTATGAGCCGGGCAGCGAATTGAAGAACCTCTATTTTCCGCTCGACTCAATCGTCGTGCTGCTGTGCCAGATGGAAAATGGCGCTTCCACCGAGACAGCGGTTATTGGCAACGATGGCCTCGTCGGCGTATTGCTGTTCATGGGCGGCGCCACCGTGTCACAAGCGGTGGTGCAAAGTGCGGGTTGTGCGTTCAGAATTAAGGCTGCTCCAATGAAAACTGAGTTTGACCTGAATGGTGCCGTGATACACCTGCTGCTTCGCTACATACAGGCGCTCATCACAAAGGTAGCCCAGACGGCGGTGTGCAACCGTCATCATTTGCTGGAACAGCAGCTATACCGCTGGCTGTTGCTGAGTCTGGATCGCCTGCCGGGTAACGAGTTGGTAGTCACCGCAGGAAGTCATCGCCTATCGGTGTGGACACATCACGGCGCTCGATCGTCCCGGTTTGGAAGCCAGAGTTTGTGA
- the murC gene encoding UDP-N-acetylmuramate--L-alanine ligase: protein MKHKVKHIHFVGIGGAGMSGIAEVFVNLGYQVSGSDLMDNQVTQRLARLGIKVYAGHTSQQIAGADVVVISTAVKPDNPEVIAAKNKNIPVVPRALMLAELLRLRSGIAIAGTHGKTTTTSLIASILAAADMDPTFVIGGKLEAAGCHAKLGSGEFIVVEADESDASFLYLQPVLTVVTNIDADHMETYGHDFNRLKQTFVEFVQHLPFYGMAVVCVDDANVREVMPAITKPITTYGLSEDAQVRAINIQHDNHQMRFTAVVGVNGSARNLEITLNLPGLHNIQNALAAIAVANEIGVPDVAIVKALSEFKGVERRFQLYEEIKLSIQKSFTLVDDYGHHPAEMEATIKAARGAFPGRRLVVAFQPHRYTRTRDVFEDFTRVLSQVDVLLLTEVYPAGEDPIVAADSKSLARSIRVQGKVEPIYIEEVDDLPAAILDVVQDGDVVLVMGAGSVAKVAPHIAQMGNKLIVVNGYEY from the coding sequence ATGAAGCATAAAGTTAAACACATTCATTTTGTCGGCATCGGTGGCGCGGGGATGAGCGGTATTGCTGAAGTTTTCGTTAATTTGGGTTATCAGGTCAGCGGCTCAGATTTGATGGATAATCAGGTAACTCAACGCTTGGCCAGGCTGGGTATAAAGGTGTATGCCGGGCATACCAGCCAGCAGATAGCCGGTGCAGACGTGGTAGTTATCTCGACAGCGGTCAAACCGGACAATCCTGAAGTGATCGCAGCCAAAAACAAGAATATTCCCGTTGTGCCGCGTGCATTGATGCTGGCGGAATTGCTCAGGCTACGCAGCGGCATAGCGATAGCTGGCACACATGGCAAAACCACTACCACCAGTTTGATTGCCAGCATACTGGCAGCGGCAGATATGGATCCGACATTTGTGATCGGTGGAAAACTGGAAGCGGCAGGTTGTCACGCGAAATTAGGAAGCGGTGAATTCATTGTTGTCGAAGCGGATGAATCGGATGCTTCGTTTTTGTATTTGCAGCCGGTACTGACCGTGGTGACAAATATCGATGCGGATCATATGGAAACTTATGGTCATGACTTCAACCGGTTAAAGCAAACATTTGTAGAATTTGTACAGCACCTGCCCTTTTACGGGATGGCCGTGGTGTGTGTGGATGATGCCAATGTGCGAGAAGTGATGCCGGCTATTACGAAACCTATTACTACGTATGGGTTGTCCGAAGATGCGCAGGTCCGCGCAATCAACATTCAGCATGACAATCATCAGATGCGATTTACCGCGGTGGTTGGCGTAAATGGTTCAGCCCGTAATCTGGAGATCACGCTGAATTTACCCGGCTTACATAATATACAGAATGCATTGGCGGCGATTGCGGTTGCCAATGAAATCGGTGTGCCGGATGTGGCGATTGTCAAGGCGCTATCAGAATTCAAAGGAGTGGAAAGGCGTTTTCAGCTATACGAAGAAATTAAATTATCGATACAGAAGAGCTTTACGCTTGTTGATGACTATGGCCACCATCCGGCTGAAATGGAAGCAACCATCAAAGCGGCTCGCGGCGCCTTTCCAGGCCGGCGATTGGTAGTGGCATTTCAGCCGCATCGCTACACACGTACCCGAGATGTATTTGAGGATTTCACCCGGGTTTTATCTCAAGTTGATGTGTTGTTGCTCACAGAGGTATATCCGGCGGGTGAAGATCCTATCGTTGCAGCGGACAGTAAATCATTGGCACGCTCAATCCGCGTGCAGGGAAAAGTGGAGCCCATTTATATTGAAGAAGTGGATGATTTACCGGCTGCCATCCTGGATGTTGTGCAGGATGGTGATGTTGTACTGGTGATGGGGGCTGGTTCTGTGGCAAAAGTAGCACCGCATATTGCCCAAATGGGGAATAAATTGATTGTTGTTAATGGTTATGAATACTGA
- the ftsZ gene encoding cell division protein FtsZ, with protein sequence MFEIMNNETQEAVIKVVGVGGCGSNAVDHMIQNGMQGVEFISMNTDAQALKSNKAPTILQLGTGITKGLGAGANPEIGREAALEDRDRIAEMIQGADMLFITAGMGGGTGTGAAPVVAQVAKEMGILTVAVVSKPFAFEGKRLVAAKAGMEALSQHVDSLIVIPNDKLMMVLGNDISMLDAFKAANDVLYGAVAGIAEVINCPGLVNVDFADVKTVMSEMGMAMMGSAIAMGVDRARVAAERAVSSPLLEDISLAGARGILVNITASQSLKMREVHEVMNTIKDLTAEDATIIVGTVIDENMADNLRVTMVATGLGSLVSQSQNTPLTVIHNRTGTDDRDSIYSSEEPAVMRTGRRSNATVAAMRQSGVDPMDIPAFLRRQAD encoded by the coding sequence ATGTTCGAAATCATGAATAACGAAACTCAAGAGGCGGTCATCAAAGTGGTTGGTGTTGGTGGCTGCGGAAGCAATGCAGTGGATCATATGATCCAGAATGGCATGCAAGGCGTTGAGTTCATCAGTATGAATACTGATGCGCAGGCATTGAAAAGTAATAAAGCACCAACGATATTGCAACTGGGTACGGGTATTACCAAAGGATTGGGTGCAGGAGCAAATCCTGAAATTGGACGTGAAGCCGCGCTGGAAGATCGTGACCGGATTGCGGAGATGATTCAAGGCGCGGATATGCTGTTTATCACCGCAGGGATGGGAGGTGGAACCGGGACAGGCGCTGCGCCGGTTGTCGCACAAGTTGCCAAAGAAATGGGTATTCTAACTGTCGCTGTTGTCAGTAAGCCCTTTGCATTTGAAGGAAAACGCCTGGTAGCCGCCAAAGCAGGAATGGAAGCACTGTCACAGCATGTTGATTCATTGATCGTGATTCCTAACGATAAGCTGATGATGGTGTTAGGTAATGATATCTCCATGCTGGATGCATTTAAAGCCGCCAACGATGTGCTGTATGGTGCAGTAGCCGGTATCGCGGAAGTCATTAATTGTCCTGGTTTGGTTAACGTCGACTTTGCTGACGTCAAAACCGTGATGTCAGAAATGGGTATGGCAATGATGGGATCCGCAATAGCGATGGGTGTTGATCGCGCGCGTGTTGCAGCAGAGCGTGCCGTTTCAAGTCCGCTGTTAGAAGATATTTCCCTGGCTGGCGCGCGCGGTATTTTGGTAAATATTACCGCCAGTCAATCATTGAAAATGCGCGAAGTCCATGAAGTGATGAATACGATTAAAGATCTCACCGCTGAAGATGCAACAATTATTGTGGGCACAGTGATTGATGAAAATATGGCCGATAATTTGCGCGTGACCATGGTTGCTACCGGGCTTGGCAGTTTAGTCAGTCAGAGCCAGAATACACCATTGACTGTTATCCATAACCGTACTGGAACCGATGACAGAGATTCAATCTATTCATCAGAAGAGCCAGCAGTCATGCGTACAGGTAGAAGAAGCAATGCCACCGTAGCAGCAATGCGTCAATCCGGTGTTGACCCAATGGATATACCGGCTTTCTTGAGAAGGCAAGCGGATTAG
- a CDS encoding chemotaxis protein CheB, protein MVSLPDINQSANPPAKTRIVGIGASAGGLAALEQFMEQVPLESGLAYVVVQHLDPTQKALLAELLQRVTKLPVREAENRMRIEPDCVYVIPPNTELSVVDGVLNLEKPTEPRGLRLPINVLFSSLARDQGERAIAVILSGMGSDGTLGLQAVRALGGLTVVQQPDSAQFDSMPRSAIAAECADIIAPPAELPARILAYTAQAPKLQEPGIAAEEVVQASSELPALPVNPLQSIFSLLRQQTRHDFSVYKPSTLHRRIERRMAIHGITTLALYAEYMQQNTQEIDLLFKELLIGVTSFFRDPAVWQQLADFTLPELLARQTIEQKLRAWVVGCSTGEEAYSLAILFNEVVQRLSLRHDYTLQIFATDLNPDAIATARRGLYPTAISADVSAERLARFFSAHDKYYRINKNIRDMVLFAQHDVVLDPPFTKLNLLSCRNLMIYFDAALQRRLLPLFHYSLRPGGVLLLGSSETVGRFKQLFTPIESRLRLYLRQDNASNTGPDLLVKSFPPLSKIKKELPVPHPTDTSQPAENLQTAADQVLLQMYTPAAVVVNNAGDIVYISGRTGKYLEPAAGKVNWNFHAMVREGLRAPLADALKKAVTENEPVQLRGLQVQSAEGVQCVDVTVQAFRESSVLQGMMLIVFRDVVMPTPRRGRRKGKSAVEASHEYELQQYQDEILKLREETHASNEELQSTNEELQSTNEELQSANEELTSSKEEMQSMNEELQTINAELQNKLDALALAESDMKNLLNSTDIAILFLDQELNVRRYTEQASKIINVRESDIGRPLSDLTTILQYPALQDDVKETLRTLIFSEKQISAGDDRWFSVRIMPYRRLDNVIDGAVITFVDISATKRLESKLCQDLD, encoded by the coding sequence ATGGTCTCTCTGCCTGACATCAATCAATCCGCTAATCCACCGGCGAAAACGCGCATCGTCGGCATCGGTGCTTCGGCCGGAGGTCTTGCGGCACTGGAACAATTTATGGAGCAGGTGCCGCTGGAGAGTGGCTTGGCCTACGTTGTGGTGCAGCATCTCGATCCTACGCAAAAAGCTTTGTTGGCTGAGTTACTTCAGCGTGTCACCAAGCTGCCGGTACGAGAGGCTGAAAATAGGATGCGCATCGAGCCGGATTGCGTGTATGTAATCCCTCCGAACACGGAGCTTAGCGTAGTTGACGGTGTGCTGAATCTGGAAAAGCCCACCGAGCCACGCGGCTTGCGGCTGCCAATCAACGTCTTGTTTTCTTCCCTGGCGCGCGACCAGGGTGAGCGTGCGATTGCGGTGATTTTGTCCGGTATGGGATCGGACGGCACACTGGGTTTGCAGGCGGTCAGGGCATTGGGCGGTCTAACCGTTGTACAACAGCCCGATTCGGCGCAGTTCGACTCGATGCCCAGGAGTGCCATCGCTGCGGAGTGCGCCGACATTATCGCACCACCTGCGGAGTTACCAGCGCGCATTCTGGCCTATACTGCCCAGGCACCCAAGCTGCAGGAGCCGGGCATCGCTGCCGAGGAAGTGGTTCAAGCATCTTCGGAACTCCCGGCTTTGCCGGTGAATCCACTGCAAAGCATTTTCAGCTTATTACGCCAGCAAACTCGGCACGATTTTTCCGTGTACAAACCCAGCACCCTGCATCGCCGCATCGAGCGGCGCATGGCTATCCACGGGATCACCACGCTGGCGCTGTACGCAGAATACATGCAACAGAATACACAAGAGATTGATTTGCTGTTCAAGGAGTTGCTGATCGGCGTAACCAGCTTTTTTCGTGACCCCGCAGTCTGGCAGCAATTGGCGGATTTCACTTTGCCGGAACTGCTGGCGCGGCAGACCATCGAGCAAAAGCTGCGCGCTTGGGTTGTCGGCTGCTCAACCGGGGAGGAGGCCTATTCACTGGCCATCCTATTCAACGAGGTAGTGCAGCGGCTGTCACTACGCCACGATTACACGCTGCAAATTTTCGCTACAGATCTGAACCCGGATGCCATTGCCACGGCACGCCGCGGGCTATATCCCACCGCGATCAGCGCTGACGTGTCAGCGGAAAGATTGGCGCGTTTTTTCAGCGCACATGATAAATATTACCGGATCAACAAGAACATCCGCGATATGGTGTTGTTTGCGCAGCACGATGTGGTGCTCGATCCGCCTTTCACCAAGCTCAACTTGCTTTCTTGCCGCAATCTGATGATCTACTTCGATGCCGCGCTTCAGCGCAGGTTATTGCCCTTGTTTCACTACAGCCTGCGTCCAGGCGGCGTGCTGCTTTTGGGAAGTTCGGAGACAGTCGGGCGATTCAAACAGCTGTTCACCCCGATCGAGTCGAGATTGCGGTTATATTTGCGTCAAGACAACGCCTCCAACACCGGCCCGGATCTGTTGGTGAAGTCGTTTCCACCCCTGTCCAAGATTAAAAAGGAACTTCCAGTGCCCCATCCCACCGATACTTCCCAACCTGCTGAGAATTTACAAACGGCCGCCGATCAGGTGTTATTGCAGATGTATACGCCTGCTGCCGTGGTCGTCAATAATGCCGGCGACATCGTCTACATCAGCGGGCGCACCGGAAAATACCTGGAACCGGCCGCCGGTAAGGTCAACTGGAACTTCCACGCCATGGTGCGCGAGGGTTTGCGCGCACCGCTTGCCGATGCATTGAAAAAGGCTGTCACGGAAAACGAACCGGTACAATTGCGCGGTTTGCAAGTACAAAGCGCGGAAGGTGTTCAGTGTGTCGATGTTACCGTGCAGGCATTCCGCGAATCTTCCGTTTTGCAAGGTATGATGCTGATCGTATTCCGCGATGTAGTGATGCCCACGCCACGGCGTGGGCGACGCAAGGGAAAAAGCGCGGTGGAGGCATCTCATGAGTATGAATTGCAACAGTATCAGGACGAAATCTTGAAGCTGCGCGAGGAGACGCATGCATCAAACGAAGAATTACAATCGACCAATGAAGAATTGCAGTCCACCAACGAAGAGCTGCAATCAGCCAACGAGGAGCTAACCTCTTCGAAAGAAGAAATGCAATCTATGAACGAGGAGCTGCAAACGATCAATGCTGAGCTGCAGAACAAACTCGACGCTCTCGCGCTCGCCGAGAGCGACATGAAAAATCTGCTCAACAGCACTGATATCGCGATACTGTTCCTTGATCAAGAATTAAACGTGAGGCGCTATACCGAGCAGGCATCGAAGATCATCAATGTCCGGGAAAGCGACATTGGCCGGCCGCTCAGCGACCTTACCACCATCTTGCAATACCCGGCTTTGCAAGACGATGTGAAAGAAACGCTGCGTACTTTAATTTTTTCCGAAAAACAGATCTCCGCCGGAGATGACCGTTGGTTTTCTGTGCGAATTATGCCTTATCGAAGACTGGACAATGTAATCGACGGCGCCGTAATCACCTTTGTCGACATCTCTGCGACGAAGCGATTGGAATCGAAACTCTGCCAAGATCTGGATTAA
- the ftsA gene encoding cell division protein FtsA, which produces MNKARENRNLIVGLDIGTSKIVAIVAEVIPEGGFEVIGLGSHPSRGLKKGVVANIETTVNAIQRALEEAELMADCKIHEVYTGIAGSHIKGFNSDGMVPIKDKEVTEKDVERVMEAAKAVNIPADQQILHILNQEFIIDGQEDVREPVGMSGIRLEVKVHIVTGAVSAAQNIVKCVHRCGLEVRDLILQPLASAMAVLSDDEKDLGVCLVDIGGGTTDIAVFTHGAIRHTAVIPIAGDQITNDIAMALRTPTKSAEDIKCRYGCALRSLADTQEMVEVPDVGNRGSRQLSKQTLAEVIEPRAEELYCLVQAELRRSGFEELLSSGIVITGGSASLRGMVELGEEIFHMPVRLGLPNYHGNLKEVIHTPRYSTGIGLILAGIEQMQHQQGSRMQGGSAKQIFSRMKGWFQRNF; this is translated from the coding sequence ATGAATAAAGCTAGAGAAAATAGAAACTTGATTGTCGGCCTAGACATTGGCACATCGAAAATTGTGGCCATCGTCGCGGAGGTTATTCCCGAAGGCGGCTTTGAGGTGATTGGTTTGGGCAGCCACCCCTCACGCGGATTGAAAAAAGGTGTGGTGGCCAATATCGAAACAACGGTGAATGCCATTCAGCGCGCCTTAGAAGAAGCGGAATTGATGGCGGATTGTAAGATTCATGAAGTTTATACTGGAATAGCCGGCAGCCATATCAAAGGCTTTAATTCAGATGGCATGGTTCCCATTAAGGACAAGGAAGTCACCGAAAAAGACGTGGAACGGGTGATGGAAGCGGCAAAGGCTGTGAACATACCGGCTGATCAACAAATCCTGCACATCCTGAATCAGGAATTCATTATTGACGGCCAGGAAGATGTACGTGAACCGGTGGGAATGAGCGGCATCCGACTGGAAGTAAAAGTGCATATTGTGACCGGTGCAGTATCTGCCGCGCAGAATATCGTGAAATGCGTTCATCGATGCGGCCTGGAAGTTCGCGATCTGATATTACAACCATTGGCCTCTGCGATGGCCGTTCTGTCCGACGATGAAAAAGATCTGGGTGTCTGCTTGGTAGATATCGGCGGCGGAACGACAGATATCGCGGTATTTACACATGGGGCAATCCGGCATACCGCAGTCATTCCAATCGCCGGAGATCAAATAACCAATGATATTGCGATGGCATTACGCACCCCGACAAAAAGTGCTGAAGATATCAAGTGCCGCTACGGCTGTGCATTAAGAAGTCTTGCCGATACGCAAGAGATGGTGGAAGTGCCCGATGTGGGAAATCGCGGTTCGCGCCAGTTATCCAAACAAACCCTGGCTGAAGTGATTGAGCCGCGTGCGGAGGAACTCTACTGTCTGGTGCAAGCCGAGTTACGCCGGAGCGGGTTTGAAGAATTACTTTCATCAGGAATCGTAATAACGGGCGGATCTGCCTCATTACGCGGCATGGTGGAATTAGGCGAAGAGATCTTTCATATGCCTGTGCGATTGGGCTTGCCCAATTATCATGGTAATTTAAAGGAAGTGATCCATACGCCTCGATACTCGACAGGTATTGGTTTAATTCTGGCCGGTATCGAGCAGATGCAGCATCAACAAGGTTCAAGAATGCAGGGTGGTTCTGCCAAGCAGATTTTTTCCAGAATGAAGGGGTGGTTTCAAAGAAATTTTTAA
- a CDS encoding D-alanine--D-alanine ligase → MITHNFGKVAVLLGGRSAEREISLQSGQAVLDALRRSGVDAYPFDPAEQALEELVHQDFKRAFIALHGRFGEDGTIQGVLEWLGLPYTGSGVMASALAMDKWRTKLIWQATGIQSPRYELLQADSNFEQVAETLGLPLIVKPAREGSTIGLSKVHHKQDLAEAYRLAAQHDALVLAEEFIAGTELTVAILGETSLPVVRIEIAGELYDYQAKYFSNETKYFCPSGLPDELESIIQNQALRAYQVLGCQGWGRVDLILSQTNQFYFLEANTSPGMTNHSLVPMAARTARISFEDLVLRILDLSHVE, encoded by the coding sequence GTGATAACGCATAACTTCGGCAAAGTAGCAGTTCTACTCGGCGGCCGTTCTGCAGAGCGTGAAATATCACTGCAAAGCGGGCAAGCGGTGCTGGATGCGCTACGTAGAAGCGGTGTTGATGCTTATCCATTTGATCCGGCAGAACAAGCATTGGAAGAACTTGTACATCAAGACTTCAAGAGAGCATTTATCGCACTGCACGGACGTTTTGGTGAAGATGGCACAATCCAGGGCGTACTGGAATGGCTGGGATTGCCTTATACCGGCAGTGGTGTCATGGCGAGCGCGCTGGCCATGGATAAATGGCGCACCAAATTAATCTGGCAGGCGACAGGCATCCAATCGCCGCGCTATGAATTGTTGCAAGCTGACAGTAATTTTGAACAAGTCGCTGAAACCTTGGGATTACCGCTGATTGTTAAACCTGCACGGGAAGGATCCACGATTGGTTTGAGTAAAGTGCACCACAAGCAGGATTTGGCAGAAGCGTATCGATTGGCCGCGCAGCACGATGCCTTGGTACTCGCTGAAGAATTTATTGCAGGAACGGAATTGACGGTTGCTATTCTGGGAGAAACATCGCTGCCAGTTGTGAGAATTGAAATTGCCGGTGAGCTTTATGATTATCAGGCTAAGTATTTCTCGAATGAAACGAAGTACTTCTGTCCCAGCGGCTTACCGGATGAATTGGAGTCGATAATACAGAATCAGGCATTGCGGGCTTATCAGGTATTGGGTTGTCAGGGTTGGGGAAGAGTTGATTTAATCTTAAGTCAAACCAATCAGTTTTATTTTCTTGAAGCGAACACCTCGCCTGGAATGACTAACCACAGTCTGGTACCGATGGCAGCCAGAACTGCCAGAATTTCGTTTGAGGATCTGGTTTTGAGAATATTGGATTTGTCTCATGTGGAATAA
- a CDS encoding PAS domain S-box protein: MSRWWGWRDTQNRSELAEELTHYAELYDFAPVAYFTVDSGDRISKCNRAGTSLFGVACGELSGKRLDSFFTPASGLLLLALLKRLRSGSSRETCAVKIDNGEGVSRDFQVVASVSPSSGYLLLVLMDTSDHREPDPRT; the protein is encoded by the coding sequence GTGAGTAGATGGTGGGGTTGGAGGGATACACAGAACCGGAGTGAGCTTGCGGAAGAGCTGACGCATTATGCCGAGTTGTATGATTTTGCACCGGTCGCATACTTCACTGTTGATTCCGGCGACAGGATCAGCAAATGCAATCGCGCCGGTACCAGCCTATTTGGCGTCGCCTGCGGCGAATTGAGCGGGAAACGGCTCGACAGTTTCTTTACACCCGCAAGCGGATTGCTGCTGCTTGCATTGCTGAAGAGGCTGCGCTCCGGCAGTTCCAGAGAAACCTGTGCAGTGAAAATTGACAATGGTGAAGGTGTTTCACGCGACTTTCAGGTCGTGGCCAGCGTCTCACCAAGCAGCGGGTATCTTCTGCTGGTCCTTATGGATACAAGCGATCACCGGGAACCTGACCCGCGCACTTGA